In Mycobacterium stomatepiae, the following are encoded in one genomic region:
- the rpsD gene encoding 30S ribosomal protein S4, translating to MARYTGPITRKSRRLRTDLVGGDQAFEKRPYPPGQHGRARIKESEYLLQMQEKQKARFTYGVMEKQFRRYYEEATRHAGKTGENLLQILESRLDNVVYRAGLARTRRMARQLVSHGHFSVNGVHVNVPSYRVSQYDIIDVRDGSLNTVPFQIARETAGDRPIPSWLQVVGERQRILIHQLPERAQIDVPLTEQLIVEYYSK from the coding sequence ATGGCTCGCTACACCGGACCCATCACTCGCAAATCGCGCCGGCTGCGCACCGACCTCGTCGGTGGCGACCAGGCGTTCGAGAAGCGTCCCTATCCGCCCGGCCAGCACGGCCGCGCGCGGATCAAGGAAAGCGAATACCTGCTGCAGATGCAGGAGAAGCAGAAGGCCCGCTTCACCTACGGCGTGATGGAAAAGCAGTTCCGCCGCTACTACGAAGAGGCCACTCGGCACGCCGGCAAGACCGGTGAGAACCTGCTGCAGATCCTCGAGAGCCGGCTGGACAACGTCGTGTACCGCGCCGGGCTGGCGCGTACCCGCCGGATGGCCCGCCAGCTGGTCAGCCACGGGCACTTCAGCGTCAACGGCGTGCACGTCAACGTCCCCAGTTACCGGGTGTCGCAGTACGACATCATCGACGTGCGGGACGGGTCGCTGAACACCGTGCCTTTCCAGATCGCGCGGGAGACGGCGGGCGACCGTCCGATCCCGAGCTGGTTGCAGGTGGTCGGGGAGCGTCAGCGCATCCTGATCCACCAGCTGCCCGAGCGGGCGCAGATCGACGTGCCACTCACCGAGCAGCTGATCGTCGAGTACTACTCGAAGTAA
- the rpsK gene encoding 30S ribosomal protein S11, whose amino-acid sequence MPPAKKAAASAPKKGQKTRKREKKNIPHGAAHIKSTFNNTIVSITDPQGNVIAWASSGHVGFKGSRKSTPFAAQLAAENAARKAQEHGVRKVDVFVKGPGSGRETAIRSLQAAGLEVGAISDVTPQPHNGCRPPKRRRV is encoded by the coding sequence ATGCCACCCGCCAAGAAGGCAGCAGCCTCCGCGCCCAAGAAGGGGCAGAAGACCCGCAAGCGCGAAAAGAAGAACATCCCGCACGGTGCCGCGCACATCAAGAGCACCTTCAACAACACGATCGTGAGCATCACCGACCCGCAGGGCAATGTCATCGCCTGGGCGTCGTCGGGCCACGTCGGTTTCAAAGGCTCGCGGAAATCGACTCCGTTCGCCGCGCAGCTGGCCGCCGAGAACGCCGCGCGCAAGGCCCAGGAGCACGGCGTGCGCAAGGTCGACGTGTTCGTGAAGGGCCCGGGCTCGGGCCGGGAGACCGCCATCCGTTCGCTGCAGGCCGCAGGCCTGGAGGTCGGCGCGATCTCCGACGTCACCCCCCAGCCGCACAACGGTTGCCGTCCGCCCAAGCGACGGAGGGTCTAG
- the rpsM gene encoding 30S ribosomal protein S13 encodes MARLVGVDLPRDKRMEIALTYIFGIGRTRSNEILEATGIDRDLRTRDLTDDQLTHLRDYIEANLKVEGDLRREVQADIRRKIEIGCYQGLRHRRGLPVRGQRTKTNARTRKGPKRTIAGKKKAR; translated from the coding sequence ATGGCTCGACTAGTAGGCGTCGATCTGCCGCGTGACAAGCGGATGGAGATCGCGCTGACGTACATCTTCGGCATCGGCCGAACCCGCTCCAACGAGATCTTGGAAGCGACCGGCATCGACCGGGATCTGCGCACCAGGGACCTCACCGACGATCAGCTGACCCACCTGCGCGACTACATCGAGGCCAACCTCAAGGTCGAGGGTGACCTGCGCCGCGAGGTCCAGGCTGACATCCGCCGCAAGATCGAGATCGGCTGCTACCAGGGCCTGCGGCACCGCCGCGGCCTGCCGGTGCGTGGCCAGCGCACCAAGACCAACGCGCGTACCCGCAAGGGCCCCAAGCGCACCATCGCCGGCAAGAAGAAGGCCAGGTAA
- the rpmJ gene encoding 50S ribosomal protein L36, with protein sequence MKVNPSVKPICDKCRVIRRHGRVMVICSDPRHKQRQG encoded by the coding sequence GTGAAGGTCAACCCCAGCGTGAAGCCGATTTGCGACAAGTGCAGGGTGATCCGTCGGCATGGGCGGGTTATGGTGATCTGCTCCGATCCGCGTCACAAGCAGCGCCAGGGCTAG
- the infA gene encoding translation initiation factor IF-1: protein MAKKDGAIEVEGRVVEPLPNAMFRIELENGHKVLAHISGKMRQHYIRILPEDRVVVELSPYDLSRGRIVYRYK from the coding sequence ATGGCCAAGAAGGACGGCGCCATCGAGGTCGAGGGCCGCGTGGTCGAGCCCCTGCCCAATGCGATGTTTCGCATTGAGCTGGAGAACGGTCACAAGGTGCTTGCCCACATCAGCGGCAAGATGCGGCAGCACTACATCCGCATCCTGCCCGAGGATCGGGTGGTGGTGGAGTTGTCTCCCTACGACCTGTCCCGGGGCCGCATCGTGTACCGGTACAAGTAA
- a CDS encoding FAD-dependent oxidoreductase, whose amino-acid sequence MISPTNPAHSLDGTAQSRKPVILTVDDDPAVSRAVARDLRRKYGEDHRIVRAESGPEALETLKQLKLRGETVATLVADYRMPQMTGIEFLEQAMDLYPAARRILLTAYADTHAAIDAINVVDLDHYLLKPWDPPEQKLYPVIDALLEAWRAAPEHAIPHTKVIGHRWSARSWEVRDFLARNGLHYNWFMADEPVGEQLLKAAGEDGLRLPVVITQHGDPLVEPSDAELADTLGLSTQLSQDFYDLIVIGGGPAGLAAAVYGASEGLRTVLIESTATGGQAGQSSRIENYLGFPDGVSGGQLAQRARLQAEKFGAELITARTATALEINGPKRTVRFADGGSVDAHAVILATGVSYRQLDATGCTELTGRGVYYGATTFASDCDDEEIYVIGGANSAGQAAMHLSKTAKSVTILVRAPSLEASMSYYLIQQIEANPKITVRTCTEVECATGDEHLEKLTLLNNRTGESEDVTCARMFIFIGAAPRTDWLDGVLARDDHGFILTGPDLRSVCGWTLDRPPHHLETSVPGVFATGDVRSTSAKRVAAAVGEGSMAVMLVHRYLAES is encoded by the coding sequence ATGATAAGCCCGACAAATCCCGCGCATTCCCTTGATGGCACCGCGCAGTCACGCAAACCGGTGATATTGACCGTCGACGACGATCCCGCTGTATCGCGCGCTGTGGCCCGGGACCTCCGGCGCAAATACGGCGAGGATCACCGCATCGTGCGGGCGGAGTCGGGTCCCGAGGCGCTGGAAACCCTCAAGCAGCTCAAACTGCGCGGCGAGACGGTCGCGACGCTCGTCGCCGACTACCGGATGCCGCAGATGACGGGCATCGAGTTCCTCGAGCAGGCGATGGACCTGTACCCGGCGGCTCGACGGATTCTGCTGACCGCGTACGCCGACACCCACGCCGCGATCGACGCCATCAACGTCGTCGACCTCGACCACTACCTGCTCAAGCCGTGGGATCCGCCGGAGCAGAAGCTATACCCCGTCATCGACGCGCTGCTGGAGGCCTGGCGCGCGGCACCCGAACACGCCATTCCGCATACCAAGGTGATCGGGCATCGCTGGTCGGCACGGTCCTGGGAGGTCCGTGACTTCCTGGCCCGCAACGGACTGCACTACAACTGGTTCATGGCCGACGAACCCGTCGGCGAGCAGCTGCTTAAGGCTGCCGGTGAGGACGGACTGCGGCTGCCCGTGGTCATCACCCAGCACGGCGACCCGCTGGTCGAGCCCTCCGACGCCGAACTGGCCGACACGCTGGGCCTGTCCACCCAGCTGTCGCAGGATTTCTACGACCTGATCGTGATCGGCGGCGGGCCCGCGGGCCTGGCCGCGGCCGTGTACGGCGCCTCCGAGGGCCTGCGCACGGTGCTCATCGAAAGCACCGCGACCGGCGGGCAGGCCGGCCAGAGCTCCCGGATCGAGAACTACCTCGGCTTCCCGGACGGGGTGTCGGGCGGCCAGCTGGCCCAGCGGGCCCGCCTGCAGGCCGAGAAGTTCGGCGCCGAGCTGATCACCGCCCGCACGGCCACCGCCCTGGAGATCAACGGGCCCAAACGCACCGTGCGGTTCGCCGACGGCGGTTCGGTCGACGCGCACGCGGTCATCCTGGCCACCGGCGTCTCCTACCGGCAGCTGGACGCGACCGGCTGCACCGAGCTGACCGGCCGCGGCGTCTACTACGGTGCCACCACCTTCGCCTCCGACTGCGACGACGAAGAGATCTACGTGATCGGCGGGGCCAACTCGGCCGGGCAGGCCGCCATGCACCTGTCGAAGACGGCCAAATCGGTGACCATCCTGGTGCGCGCCCCCTCACTGGAGGCGTCGATGTCGTACTACTTGATCCAGCAGATCGAGGCGAACCCCAAGATCACCGTCCGCACCTGCACGGAAGTCGAGTGCGCCACCGGCGACGAGCACCTGGAAAAGCTGACCCTGCTCAACAACCGCACCGGCGAGAGCGAAGACGTCACCTGCGCGCGGATGTTCATCTTCATCGGGGCCGCCCCGCGCACCGACTGGCTGGACGGGGTGCTGGCCCGCGACGACCACGGCTTCATCCTCACCGGCCCGGACCTGCGCAGCGTGTGCGGATGGACGTTGGACCGCCCGCCGCATCATCTGGAAACCAGCGTGCCGGGCGTGTTCGCCACCGGCGACGTCCGCTCCACCTCCGCCAAGCGGGTCGCGGCCGCCGTCGGCGAGGGGTCGATGGCCGTGATGTTGGTCCACCGCTACCTGGCCGAGTCCTAG
- a CDS encoding LLM class F420-dependent oxidoreductase, producing the protein MTDAAASKPNLGRFGVFGRGVTPQQAEEIESLGYGAVWVGGSPPAELAWVEPILEATTTLQVATGIVNIWTAPAKDVAESFHRIDKAYPDRFLLGIGVGHREVISDYRKPYGALVEYLDALDEYGVPAHRRVVAALGPRVLELSGQRSAGAHPYLTTPEHTAHARELIGDAAFLAPEHKVVLTTDAEQARAVGRQALDIYFNLVNYRNNWKRWGFAQDEVVRPGSDRLVDAVVAYGTLDAIAARLNEHLAAGADHVPVQVLTKDENLVSALAELAGPFGLNRS; encoded by the coding sequence ATGACCGATGCAGCTGCAAGCAAGCCCAATCTTGGCCGGTTCGGAGTGTTCGGACGCGGCGTAACGCCCCAGCAAGCCGAAGAGATCGAGTCGCTCGGCTACGGCGCCGTCTGGGTGGGTGGTTCGCCGCCCGCCGAATTGGCATGGGTGGAGCCCATCCTGGAGGCGACGACCACCTTGCAAGTGGCCACCGGGATCGTGAACATCTGGACCGCGCCGGCCAAGGATGTGGCCGAGTCGTTCCACCGGATCGACAAGGCGTACCCGGACCGCTTCCTGCTCGGGATCGGTGTCGGTCACCGCGAGGTGATCAGCGATTACCGCAAGCCCTACGGCGCGCTGGTGGAGTACCTGGACGCACTCGACGAATACGGCGTGCCGGCCCATCGCCGGGTGGTAGCGGCCCTGGGCCCCCGAGTGCTGGAGCTGTCGGGGCAACGCAGCGCCGGCGCGCATCCGTATCTGACCACTCCGGAGCACACCGCGCACGCGCGTGAGCTGATCGGCGACGCGGCGTTTCTGGCGCCCGAGCACAAGGTGGTGCTGACGACCGACGCGGAGCAGGCGCGCGCCGTCGGACGCCAGGCGCTGGACATCTACTTCAACCTGGTCAACTATCGCAACAATTGGAAGCGGTGGGGCTTCGCCCAAGACGAGGTCGTCCGGCCGGGCAGCGACCGCCTGGTCGACGCGGTGGTGGCCTATGGCACCCTCGATGCGATCGCGGCGCGGCTCAACGAACACCTCGCCGCGGGGGCCGACCACGTGCCCGTGCAGGTCCTGACGAAAGATGAAAACCTGGTCTCGGCGCTGGCTGAACTAGCGGGCCCGTTTGGACTGAACCGCTCGTAA
- the rfbB gene encoding dTDP-glucose 4,6-dehydratase — MRLLVTGGAGFIGANFVHSTVRERPDVSVTVLDALTYAGRRESLADVEDAVRLVEGDICDAELVSQLIAESDAVVHFAAESHVDNALDNPEPFLHTNVVGTYTILEAVRRRGIRLHHISTDEVYGDLELDDPQRFTESTPYNPSSPYSATKAAADMLVRAWVRSYGVRATLSNCSNNYGPYQHIEKFIPRQITNVLTGRRCKLYGAGANVRDWIHVDDHNSAVWQILDKGQIGATYLISAEGERDNLTVLRTLLSMMGREPDDFDHVTDRVGHDLRYAIDPSLLYDELHWAPKHTDFEEGLRETIDWYRANESWWRPLKGASEARYEERGQ, encoded by the coding sequence ATGCGGCTGCTGGTCACCGGTGGCGCCGGTTTCATCGGCGCGAATTTCGTGCACAGCACCGTGCGCGAGCGTCCCGACGTTTCCGTGACGGTGCTCGACGCCCTGACCTACGCCGGACGGCGTGAGTCGCTGGCCGACGTCGAGGACGCCGTCAGGCTGGTCGAGGGCGACATCTGCGATGCCGAGCTGGTCTCCCAGCTGATCGCCGAGTCCGACGCGGTGGTGCACTTCGCCGCCGAAAGCCACGTCGACAACGCACTCGACAATCCCGAGCCTTTCCTGCACACCAACGTGGTTGGGACGTACACGATCCTGGAAGCGGTCCGGCGGCGCGGGATACGACTGCACCACATCTCGACCGACGAGGTCTACGGCGACCTGGAACTCGACGACCCGCAGCGGTTCACCGAGTCGACTCCCTACAATCCGTCGAGCCCCTATTCGGCCACCAAGGCCGCCGCCGACATGCTGGTCCGGGCGTGGGTGCGCTCGTACGGGGTGCGCGCGACGCTGTCCAACTGCTCCAACAACTACGGCCCGTATCAACACATCGAGAAGTTCATCCCGCGCCAGATCACCAATGTGCTAACCGGCCGGCGGTGCAAGCTGTACGGCGCCGGCGCCAACGTCCGCGACTGGATCCACGTCGACGACCACAACAGCGCGGTCTGGCAGATCCTGGACAAGGGCCAGATCGGGGCGACCTATCTGATCTCCGCCGAGGGTGAACGCGACAACCTGACCGTGCTGCGCACGCTGCTGTCGATGATGGGGCGCGAGCCCGACGACTTCGACCACGTCACCGACCGCGTCGGTCACGACCTGCGCTATGCCATCGATCCGTCCCTCCTGTACGACGAATTGCATTGGGCGCCAAAGCATACCGACTTCGAAGAGGGGTTGCGTGAAACCATTGACTGGTATCGGGCCAACGAATCCTGGTGGCGCCCGCTGAAAGGCGCCTCGGAAGCCCGCTACGAAGAACGAGGTCAGTGA
- the rfbC gene encoding dTDP-4-dehydrorhamnose 3,5-epimerase, with protein MEVRELKVPGAFEITPKKHGDSRGMFFEWFTDHDFRDFAGHGMDVRQANCSVSSAGVLRGLHFAQLPPSQAKYVTCVRGAVLDVVVDIRVGSPTFGQWDSVLLDDQDRRTIYISEGLGHGFLALQDNSTVMYLCSAEYSPQREHTICATDPALGIDWPLVDGVAPSLSDRDAVAPSFDEVRAAGLLPTWDEVQKFAAQLRGQGSGA; from the coding sequence ATGGAAGTGCGCGAACTCAAAGTCCCCGGCGCCTTTGAGATCACCCCGAAAAAGCACGGTGATTCCCGGGGCATGTTCTTCGAATGGTTCACCGACCATGACTTCCGGGATTTCGCCGGTCACGGGATGGACGTGCGGCAGGCCAATTGCTCAGTATCGTCGGCCGGCGTGCTGCGCGGGCTGCACTTTGCTCAGCTACCGCCCAGTCAGGCCAAGTACGTGACCTGCGTGCGCGGTGCGGTGCTCGACGTGGTGGTCGACATTCGGGTGGGCTCGCCGACGTTCGGCCAGTGGGACTCGGTGCTGCTCGACGATCAGGATCGCCGGACGATTTACATCTCCGAAGGCCTCGGGCATGGTTTCCTTGCACTGCAAGACAATTCGACGGTGATGTACTTGTGCTCGGCGGAATACAGCCCGCAACGCGAACACACCATCTGCGCTACCGACCCGGCCCTGGGCATCGACTGGCCGCTGGTCGACGGCGTCGCCCCGAGTTTGTCCGACCGCGACGCCGTCGCGCCGAGCTTCGACGAAGTTCGCGCGGCCGGCCTGCTGCCCACCTGGGACGAGGTGCAGAAGTTTGCCGCGCAATTGCGCGGCCAGGGCAGTGGGGCTTGA
- a CDS encoding acyltransferase family protein, producing MKLGQVFDPRSNALNAWRLALAAEVIFWHTFSIRGHLPSLRAVLQLLLYVGVDGFFAISGFLITASWMNNPRLRAYLAARALRILPGYYVCLIVTAFVFAPLSVAIQGGSPTKLLLSFAPFEYVLKNSAVLWLKFDVGGTPQGIPNAGIWNASLWSLFWEVLCYLAVAAIGVAGLANRRWVSPAILVVAIVGALQMPPVTFPEVFHRPEGSTAVVAVLMFLACRIAIMFSAGALLYQWRDVIPARWSLVAVSVVIVLLAGQLPDYRVVAAIPLAYAVVVSASLLKSRRLRLRTDVSYGMYIYAYPTQQLLLVVGWESLPPLVFSLAVAVATLPLAAASWFLVEKPAKSLKARLNRKTSDSREQVLIAPGSRP from the coding sequence ATGAAACTTGGGCAGGTGTTCGATCCGCGAAGCAATGCACTGAACGCCTGGCGGTTGGCGCTCGCGGCCGAGGTCATCTTTTGGCACACCTTCTCGATCCGGGGTCACCTCCCCTCGCTGCGGGCCGTTCTTCAGCTCCTGCTGTACGTCGGGGTGGACGGGTTCTTCGCGATTTCGGGGTTCCTCATCACAGCGAGTTGGATGAACAACCCACGCCTGCGCGCATACCTCGCCGCTCGGGCGCTGCGCATCCTGCCCGGCTACTATGTCTGCCTGATCGTGACCGCGTTCGTGTTCGCTCCGCTCAGCGTGGCGATTCAGGGCGGTTCGCCGACCAAGTTGCTGTTGTCCTTCGCTCCCTTCGAGTACGTCTTGAAGAACAGTGCGGTGCTGTGGCTGAAGTTCGACGTCGGTGGCACCCCGCAAGGCATCCCCAACGCAGGCATCTGGAACGCGTCGCTGTGGTCACTCTTCTGGGAAGTCCTGTGCTATCTGGCCGTCGCCGCCATCGGCGTGGCCGGACTCGCCAACCGAAGGTGGGTGTCGCCGGCGATTCTGGTGGTGGCGATCGTCGGGGCACTGCAGATGCCGCCCGTTACCTTCCCCGAGGTGTTTCACCGCCCCGAGGGCAGCACGGCGGTGGTGGCCGTCCTGATGTTTTTGGCGTGCCGCATCGCAATCATGTTCTCGGCCGGGGCGCTGCTGTATCAGTGGCGTGATGTGATTCCCGCCCGCTGGTCGCTGGTCGCGGTGAGCGTGGTCATCGTGCTGCTGGCCGGCCAGCTGCCGGATTACCGGGTGGTCGCGGCCATCCCGCTGGCCTACGCCGTCGTGGTCTCGGCCTCGCTGCTGAAGAGCAGGCGATTGCGATTGCGCACCGACGTGTCCTACGGCATGTACATCTACGCCTATCCGACCCAGCAATTGCTGCTCGTCGTCGGCTGGGAAAGCCTCCCTCCGCTCGTTTTCAGCCTGGCGGTGGCGGTGGCCACCTTGCCCCTGGCCGCGGCGAGCTGGTTCCTGGTCGAGAAGCCGGCGAAGTCGCTGAAGGCGCGGTTGAACCGCAAAACTTCCGACTCCCGGGAGCAGGTCCTGATAGCTCCGGGGAGCAGGCCCTGA
- a CDS encoding acyltransferase family protein: MKLEQVFEPRRNTLNLFRLGLAAEVMLFHSWPITGHMPPHALLQLMFAVGVDGFFAISGFLITASWLRDPRVRDYLAARALRILPGLYVCLIITAFVFAPLSVAVQGGSPAKLLQSSAPFTYVLNNATLISVLQFDVAGTPLKVASPGIWNASLWSLIWEVLCYIAIAVIGVVGLANRRWLSPAILALAVLGATLLPPLTFPGSWTIPQLAVRSAIMFSAGALMYQWRGTIPARWSLVAVSVVIVVAAAVSLPDYRVVAALPLAYAVIVSGALIRKERLTLRTDLSYGYYIYAFPTQQLLVIFGLGFLHPAVFFVVAVIATLPLAALSWFCIEKPAMKLKSRLKRKWSAPGRRKADGTPEATATDPVTGQPTSGVHGAA; encoded by the coding sequence ATGAAGCTCGAGCAGGTGTTTGAACCACGGCGAAACACATTGAACCTGTTCCGGCTGGGACTGGCCGCCGAGGTCATGCTGTTCCACTCCTGGCCCATCACGGGGCACATGCCGCCGCACGCGCTGCTCCAGCTGATGTTCGCGGTCGGCGTCGACGGGTTCTTCGCGATCTCGGGATTTCTGATCACCGCCAGTTGGCTCCGCGACCCGCGCGTCCGCGACTATCTCGCCGCCCGCGCCCTGCGTATCCTGCCGGGGCTCTACGTCTGCTTGATCATCACCGCATTCGTGTTCGCCCCGCTCAGCGTCGCGGTTCAGGGTGGGTCGCCCGCAAAACTACTGCAGTCCAGCGCGCCGTTCACGTACGTCTTGAACAACGCGACCCTGATATCCGTGCTTCAGTTCGACGTCGCCGGCACACCGCTGAAGGTCGCGTCCCCTGGAATCTGGAACGCTTCGCTGTGGTCCCTAATCTGGGAAGTCCTGTGTTACATCGCGATCGCTGTTATCGGCGTTGTCGGGCTCGCGAACCGCCGATGGCTCTCGCCGGCGATCTTGGCGCTCGCGGTACTCGGGGCGACACTGCTGCCGCCACTGACCTTCCCCGGGTCGTGGACCATCCCCCAGCTCGCCGTGCGCTCGGCCATCATGTTCTCCGCCGGCGCCCTGATGTATCAGTGGCGCGGGACGATCCCCGCTCGATGGTCACTCGTCGCGGTGAGCGTGGTCATCGTCGTGGCAGCCGCCGTTTCGCTGCCCGATTACCGCGTGGTCGCGGCCCTTCCGCTGGCATACGCCGTCATCGTCTCGGGTGCCCTGATCCGCAAGGAACGCCTGACGCTACGCACGGATCTGTCCTACGGCTACTACATTTACGCATTCCCGACTCAGCAGTTGCTGGTGATTTTCGGGCTCGGATTCCTACATCCGGCGGTGTTCTTTGTCGTTGCGGTCATCGCGACGCTGCCGCTCGCCGCGCTGAGCTGGTTCTGCATAGAGAAGCCCGCGATGAAGCTGAAGTCTCGTCTCAAACGGAAGTGGTCCGCGCCCGGGCGCCGGAAAGCCGACGGCACGCCCGAGGCCACGGCGACCGACCCCGTCACCGGGCAGCCGACCTCGGGAGTTCACGGCGCGGCGTAG
- a CDS encoding acyltransferase family protein: MKLAQVFDPRNSALNLFRLLLAAEVMLFHSWPVTGRTPPHVLLQLLFSVGVDGFFAISGFLITASWLNDPKVRNFLSARALRILPGLYVCLIVTAFVFAPLNMAITGGSATKLLTSFAPIEFVLKNSGVAYIQHFVGATPRGVPFPEGGWNASLWSLIWELMCYLTVAGLGLAGLGNRRWISPVLLEVAAIGATLVPPLTFPGVWTVWQLVVRTAIMFASGAVLYQWRDVVPARWWLVAVSAVIVVVSAALLPDYRVVAALPLAYAVIVSAAKIHIKYLRLRTDLSYGVYIYAFPTQQLLASCGFATLNPIVFAGLSTTAVVPMAALSWLLVEKPARSFKFQLKRKWSGSELVEAGRT, from the coding sequence GTGAAACTGGCGCAGGTCTTCGATCCGCGAAATAGCGCTCTGAATCTGTTTCGGCTCTTGCTGGCCGCCGAGGTCATGCTGTTCCACTCCTGGCCGGTCACCGGCCGCACCCCGCCGCACGTGCTCCTTCAGCTGCTGTTCTCGGTGGGCGTTGACGGGTTCTTTGCGATCTCGGGATTTCTGATCACCGCGAGCTGGCTCAACGATCCGAAGGTGCGGAACTTCCTCTCCGCTCGAGCGCTGCGCATCCTGCCCGGGCTCTACGTCTGCCTGATCGTCACCGCGTTCGTGTTCGCCCCGCTCAATATGGCGATCACGGGCGGTTCGGCCACGAAGCTGCTGACTTCCTTCGCCCCGATCGAGTTCGTGCTGAAAAACAGTGGGGTGGCGTACATCCAGCATTTCGTGGGCGCAACCCCACGCGGTGTCCCCTTTCCCGAGGGTGGCTGGAACGCTTCGCTGTGGTCGCTGATCTGGGAATTGATGTGCTACCTCACGGTCGCGGGCCTCGGGCTCGCCGGACTGGGCAATCGCCGCTGGATTTCGCCAGTGCTGCTGGAGGTGGCCGCAATTGGCGCGACCTTGGTGCCCCCGCTCACCTTCCCCGGAGTGTGGACGGTTTGGCAGCTCGTGGTGCGAACCGCGATCATGTTCGCGTCGGGGGCGGTGCTGTATCAGTGGCGCGACGTGGTTCCCGCCCGGTGGTGGCTGGTCGCGGTAAGCGCGGTCATCGTCGTCGTGTCGGCCGCCCTGCTGCCCGACTACCGGGTCGTCGCCGCCCTTCCGCTGGCGTACGCGGTCATCGTATCGGCGGCCAAAATTCATATCAAATACCTGAGATTGCGTACGGACTTGTCCTATGGCGTCTACATCTACGCATTCCCGACGCAGCAATTGCTCGCAAGCTGTGGGTTTGCGACACTGAATCCGATAGTTTTCGCTGGACTTTCGACGACGGCCGTCGTGCCGATGGCCGCGCTGAGCTGGTTGCTGGTCGAAAAACCCGCACGGTCATTCAAGTTCCAGCTCAAGCGGAAGTGGTCCGGCTCCGAGCTCGTCGAAGCCGGCCGAACGTGA
- a CDS encoding acyltransferase family protein — MKLGQVFDPRSNALNALRLAIAAEVILWHSFAVTGGILPSAHARQLLFGVGVDGFFAISGFLITASWLNTPKLRDYVVARALRILPGLYVCLAVTAFVIAPISVAIQGGAAAKLLLSGAPFEYVLKNSAVVVLQFDVGGTPTGVPFPHMWNGSLWALIYEVLCYVGVALLGLAGLAHRRWTSAVVLVLAVAFAACLPPMTFPGVWSNWQCIARFAIVFAAGALVYQWKDAIPARWSLVALSVVLVLLAGLLPDYRLAGAIPLACAVIVSGALIHNRYLRLPTDLSYGVYIYAFPMQQLLVICGLVRLNPFVFAIIATIATLPLAALSWFLIEKPAQSLKARLRRKRAGVELPEASRT, encoded by the coding sequence ATGAAACTCGGGCAGGTATTTGATCCGCGAAGTAATGCGCTGAATGCGTTGCGGCTGGCCATAGCCGCCGAAGTGATCCTCTGGCATTCGTTCGCCGTCACGGGTGGCATCCTGCCGTCCGCGCACGCACGACAATTGCTGTTCGGGGTGGGCGTCGACGGGTTCTTCGCGATCTCGGGCTTCCTGATCACCGCGAGCTGGCTCAACACCCCGAAACTCCGCGATTACGTCGTCGCTCGGGCCCTTCGCATTCTGCCCGGGCTCTACGTCTGCCTGGCGGTGACCGCGTTTGTCATCGCCCCAATCAGCGTGGCGATTCAGGGTGGAGCGGCCGCCAAGCTGCTGCTGTCCGGCGCGCCATTCGAGTACGTGCTGAAAAACAGCGCCGTGGTGGTGCTCCAATTCGATGTCGGTGGAACTCCGACCGGAGTCCCCTTCCCGCACATGTGGAATGGGTCATTGTGGGCGCTTATCTACGAGGTGCTCTGCTATGTCGGTGTTGCGCTTCTCGGATTGGCGGGATTGGCACATCGTCGCTGGACTTCCGCGGTGGTGCTCGTGCTGGCCGTGGCTTTTGCTGCGTGCTTGCCGCCCATGACATTTCCCGGTGTGTGGAGCAACTGGCAGTGCATTGCACGCTTTGCCATCGTGTTTGCCGCCGGTGCCCTCGTGTATCAGTGGAAAGACGCAATTCCCGCGCGATGGTCACTCGTGGCGCTGAGTGTGGTTCTCGTTCTGTTGGCCGGCCTTCTGCCCGACTACCGTCTGGCCGGCGCCATTCCGCTGGCGTGCGCCGTCATCGTTTCCGGCGCGCTCATCCACAACAGGTATTTGAGGTTGCCGACGGATCTGTCCTACGGCGTCTACATTTATGCCTTCCCGATGCAGCAGTTGCTGGTTATCTGCGGGCTCGTCCGTCTGAATCCCTTTGTGTTCGCGATCATTGCGACGATCGCTACCCTGCCGCTGGCGGCGCTGAGCTGGTTCCTGATCGAAAAACCCGCGCAGTCCCTCAAGGCTCGTCTCAGGAGGAAGCGGGCTGGCGTCGAGCTCCCCGAAGCCAGCCGAACCTGA